A genomic stretch from Nocardia wallacei includes:
- the leuD gene encoding 3-isopropylmalate dehydratase small subunit encodes MEPFKVHKGIGVPLRRSNVDTDQIIPAVYLKRVTRTGFEDGLFSAWRSDPTFILNTEPYNRGSVLVAGPDFGTGSSREHAVWALMDYGFRVVISSRFADIFRGNAGKGGLVAARMSQHDVELLWKLLEEQPGLELTVDLGARTVAAGTTVLPFDIDDYTRWRLLEGLDDIGLTLRQEGAISAFEKARPAWKPTTIPDAISQA; translated from the coding sequence ATGGAACCGTTCAAGGTACACAAGGGGATCGGCGTTCCGCTGCGGCGATCCAACGTCGACACCGATCAGATCATCCCGGCGGTCTATCTGAAGCGCGTCACCCGAACGGGATTCGAGGACGGGCTGTTCTCGGCATGGCGGTCGGATCCGACCTTCATTTTGAACACCGAGCCCTACAACCGGGGATCTGTCCTGGTGGCGGGTCCGGATTTCGGCACCGGCTCCTCGCGCGAGCACGCCGTTTGGGCGCTGATGGACTACGGCTTCCGGGTGGTGATCTCGTCGCGCTTCGCGGACATCTTCCGGGGCAACGCCGGCAAGGGCGGCCTGGTGGCCGCTCGGATGTCACAACATGATGTCGAATTGCTCTGGAAGTTGCTCGAGGAACAGCCCGGACTGGAATTGACGGTCGATCTCGGGGCGCGCACGGTGGCCGCTGGAACCACCGTGTTGCCCTTCGATATTGACGACTACACCAGGTGGCGCCTGCTCGAGGGCCTGGACGACATCGGACTGACACTCCGGCAGGAAGGCGCCATCAGTGCCTTCGAAAAGGCAAGGCCGGCATGGAAACCCACCACCATTCCGGACGCTATTTCGCAGGCGTAA
- a CDS encoding D-alanine--D-alanine ligase family protein — MSRIRVAVVFGGRSNEHAVSCVSAGFVLRSLDPGRFDAVPVGITRAGTWVLGGSDTRELAISDRALPAVDSTGAELVLAADPTRAGNLLALGDIDAGPGAIDVVFPVLHGPFGEDGTIQGLLELAGLPYVGPGVLASATGMDKEFMKKLLLAEGLPVGDHVVLRPGRVTLSEAERQRLGLPVFVKPARGGSSIGITKVNRWAELDAAVAAARQHDPKVIVEAALVGREIECGVLEFPDGRVEASVPAEIRMPEADHAETAGFYDFDTKYLDDVCEFDIPAKLNDDVAQQVRDLAVRAFRALDCQGLARVDFFVTADGPVLNEINTMPGMTSISMYPRMWEATGIDNRTLVTTLIDTALARGTGLR; from the coding sequence ATGAGTCGGATCAGGGTGGCGGTCGTGTTCGGCGGTCGCAGCAACGAACACGCGGTGTCGTGCGTGTCGGCCGGTTTCGTGCTGCGCAGCCTCGACCCCGGGCGATTCGACGCCGTACCGGTCGGCATCACCCGCGCGGGCACCTGGGTGCTCGGCGGCTCCGACACCCGCGAACTCGCCATCAGCGACCGGGCCCTGCCCGCGGTGGACTCGACCGGGGCGGAGTTGGTGCTGGCGGCCGATCCGACCCGGGCCGGCAACCTGCTGGCACTCGGCGATATCGATGCCGGGCCCGGCGCGATCGACGTCGTCTTCCCGGTGCTGCACGGCCCGTTCGGCGAGGACGGCACCATTCAGGGCCTGCTGGAGTTGGCGGGCCTGCCGTACGTGGGGCCGGGCGTGCTCGCCAGTGCCACCGGCATGGACAAGGAGTTCATGAAGAAGCTTCTCCTCGCCGAGGGGCTTCCGGTGGGCGACCACGTGGTGCTGCGGCCGGGCAGGGTGACCCTCTCGGAGGCGGAGCGGCAGCGGCTCGGGTTGCCGGTGTTCGTGAAACCGGCCCGCGGCGGTTCGTCCATCGGCATCACGAAGGTGAACCGGTGGGCGGAACTCGACGCCGCCGTCGCCGCGGCGCGGCAGCACGATCCGAAGGTGATCGTCGAGGCGGCTCTCGTCGGACGCGAAATCGAATGCGGCGTACTGGAATTCCCCGACGGCCGGGTGGAAGCCAGTGTGCCCGCGGAGATCCGGATGCCGGAGGCCGACCACGCGGAGACCGCGGGCTTCTACGACTTCGACACCAAATACCTCGACGACGTGTGCGAGTTCGACATCCCCGCCAAGCTGAACGACGATGTGGCCCAACAGGTCCGCGATCTGGCGGTGCGCGCGTTCCGGGCGCTGGACTGCCAGGGCCTGGCCCGCGTCGACTTCTTCGTCACCGCCGACGGCCCGGTACTCAACGAGATCAACACCATGCCCGGCATGACCTCCATCTCCATGTACCCGCGGATGTGGGAGGCCACCGGCATCGACAACCGAACCCTCGTCACCACCCTGATCGACACCGCCCTGGCCCGCGGCACCGGCCTGCGCTGA
- a CDS encoding NAD(P)H-dependent glycerol-3-phosphate dehydrogenase: protein MTRAAVMGAGSWGTAFAKVLNDAGTEVTVWARRPEVAKALATEHRNPAYLPDVLLPGIAATDDFRAALDGADTVVLAVPSQSLRANLAAWRDAIGADATLLSLAKGIETGTLLRMSEVIAEVTGAAENRIAVLSGPNLAREIAAQQPAASVVACVDAARAEAVQHACGTGYFRPYTNTDVVGCEIGGASKNVIALACGIAAGMGLGDNSIASLITRGLAEIIRLGVALGANPVTLAGLAGVGDLVATCTSPLSRNRSFGHVLGAGGSMQAAQEATHGQVAEGVKSCTSIRALAERNGVEMPLTTAVHRVCHEGLSVAEAVGQLLGRRMKPE from the coding sequence ATGACAAGGGCGGCGGTAATGGGCGCGGGGTCGTGGGGGACCGCGTTCGCGAAGGTTCTGAACGATGCGGGTACCGAGGTGACGGTGTGGGCGCGGCGGCCGGAGGTGGCCAAAGCGCTTGCGACCGAGCATCGCAACCCCGCGTATCTGCCCGACGTGCTGTTGCCGGGTATCGCCGCCACCGACGACTTCCGCGCGGCGCTGGACGGAGCCGACACCGTGGTGCTGGCGGTGCCGTCGCAGTCACTGCGGGCCAATCTCGCGGCGTGGCGCGACGCGATCGGCGCCGATGCCACCCTGCTGAGTCTGGCCAAGGGCATCGAGACGGGGACGCTGCTGCGGATGAGTGAGGTGATCGCCGAGGTCACGGGCGCTGCCGAGAACCGCATCGCGGTGCTGTCGGGGCCGAACCTGGCTCGCGAGATCGCCGCGCAGCAGCCCGCCGCCTCCGTGGTCGCCTGCGTCGATGCCGCGCGCGCCGAGGCGGTGCAGCACGCCTGCGGCACGGGTTATTTCCGCCCGTACACCAACACCGATGTGGTGGGGTGTGAAATCGGCGGTGCCAGTAAGAACGTCATCGCCCTGGCCTGCGGGATCGCGGCGGGAATGGGGTTGGGCGACAACTCGATCGCCAGCTTGATCACCCGCGGGCTGGCCGAGATCATCCGGCTGGGTGTGGCGCTGGGGGCCAACCCCGTCACCCTCGCGGGCCTGGCGGGGGTGGGTGACCTGGTGGCCACGTGCACCTCGCCGCTGTCACGCAACCGGTCGTTCGGTCACGTACTCGGCGCGGGCGGTTCCATGCAGGCCGCGCAGGAGGCCACGCACGGTCAGGTCGCCGAGGGGGTCAAATCGTGCACCTCGATCCGCGCGCTGGCCGAACGCAACGGCGTGGAGATGCCACTGACCACCGCGGTGCATCGGGTGTGCCACGAGGGGCTGTCGGTGGCGGAGGCGGTCGGGCAGTTGCTCGGCCGGCGGATGAAGCCGGAATGA
- a CDS encoding CofC family guanylyltransferase has translation MRPDSVHAVIAVKHLDRAKSRLADRLPPGDRSRLVLAMLSDTVSAALAAGLGSVTVVTPDPAVTAAVAVLGADVHPDPAGTPRPLVNLAGPPDDTATAPVATTPAPPTDTGLNIALSAGAAAVRARHGAVHLLALQADLPALRPAELTDMLAAAPTGRAFVADHAARGTAALLIRDGTAALHPLFGGDSARRHRDSGAKELDGEWPGLRLDVDTEADLHRAVALGVGPATAAALHAIGWPEHVHREHTRTFAMNHMCAG, from the coding sequence ATGCGTCCGGATTCCGTCCACGCCGTGATCGCGGTCAAGCACCTCGATCGCGCCAAGAGCCGACTAGCCGACCGCTTGCCCCCGGGCGACCGGTCGCGCTTGGTGCTGGCCATGCTGTCGGACACCGTCTCGGCCGCACTCGCCGCGGGCCTGGGTTCGGTGACGGTCGTCACGCCGGACCCGGCGGTCACCGCCGCCGTCGCGGTTCTCGGCGCCGACGTGCACCCGGATCCCGCCGGCACGCCGCGACCACTCGTGAACCTCGCCGGGCCACCCGATGACACTGCGACGGCACCGGTCGCGACCACCCCGGCACCGCCCACCGACACCGGCCTGAACATCGCCCTCTCCGCCGGGGCCGCGGCGGTCCGCGCCCGCCACGGCGCCGTACATCTGCTGGCCCTGCAAGCCGACCTCCCCGCCTTGCGTCCCGCCGAACTGACCGACATGCTGGCCGCCGCTCCCACCGGTCGCGCGTTCGTCGCCGACCACGCGGCCCGCGGTACGGCCGCGCTCCTGATCCGCGACGGCACGGCCGCGCTGCACCCGCTGTTCGGCGGCGATTCGGCCCGGCGGCACCGCGACTCGGGCGCGAAGGAACTCGACGGCGAGTGGCCCGGCCTGCGGCTCGACGTCGACACCGAGGCGGACCTGCACCGCGCCGTCGCGCTGGGTGTCGGCCCGGCCACCGCCGCCGCGCTGCACGCCATCGGATGGCCCGAACATGTTCACCGGGAGCACACACGGACGTTCGCGATGAATCACATGTGTGCTGGATGA
- a CDS encoding HU family DNA-binding protein, which produces MNKAELIDVLTEKLGTDRRTATAAVEQIVDTIVRAVNKGQSVTITGFGVFEQRKRAARVARNPRTGETVKVKPTSVPAFRPGAQFKAIIAGKQKIAAAGPAVKRGVAAPVSGAAKKTTAKKTAAKKTTAKKTAAKKAPAKKAPAAKKTTTAKKTTAKKAPAKKTATAKKTTAAKKTTVKKAAPAKKTATKATAKKTAAKKAPAKKTAAKRTAAKRTTRR; this is translated from the coding sequence ATGAACAAGGCGGAACTGATCGACGTTCTGACCGAAAAGTTGGGTACTGACAGGCGCACGGCCACTGCGGCAGTCGAGCAGATTGTCGACACGATCGTGCGCGCGGTGAACAAGGGTCAGAGTGTCACCATCACCGGATTCGGTGTGTTCGAACAGCGCAAGCGCGCGGCGCGGGTGGCGCGTAACCCCCGCACCGGCGAAACCGTGAAGGTGAAGCCCACTTCGGTGCCGGCTTTCCGGCCGGGCGCGCAGTTCAAGGCGATCATCGCGGGTAAGCAGAAGATCGCCGCGGCCGGTCCGGCCGTGAAACGTGGTGTGGCAGCGCCGGTGTCGGGTGCGGCCAAGAAGACGACGGCCAAGAAGACCGCCGCCAAGAAGACGACGGCGAAGAAGACCGCCGCCAAGAAGGCCCCGGCCAAGAAGGCCCCGGCCGCCAAGAAGACCACCACGGCCAAGAAGACCACGGCCAAGAAGGCCCCGGCCAAGAAGACCGCGACCGCCAAGAAGACCACGGCCGCGAAGAAGACCACGGTCAAGAAGGCGGCTCCGGCCAAGAAGACGGCCACCAAGGCCACCGCGAAGAAGACGGCGGCCAAGAAGGCCCCGGCGAAGAAGACCGCCGCCAAGCGCACCGCTGCCAAGCGGACCACGCGCCGCTGA
- a CDS encoding NUDIX hydrolase translates to MSDPRVKANILAAGAVLWRRAPGGDAIEVALVHRPKYDDWSLPKGKIDPGETPMVTAVREVAEETGLHSRLSRYLGHVTYPVTGHRKLKRVDYWAASVAEGAFVPNSEVDQLRWHRVDRVMDQLSYPMDRTMVRNFLRLPPDTATLLLVRHGKAGRRERFRGPDDERPLEKAGRDQAAALTPNLLAFGAAEIHSAPPLRCVQTMAPLAESLGVEIELEPLLSESGYAAAPDEALARVRELVSAPVVRTICSQGKVIPPLLRRWAEIDGVTLPPARNRKGSLWVLSVADGRLVAADHLDKALRVHGHRHESGRGGTSSTDEAR, encoded by the coding sequence GTGTCCGATCCCCGGGTGAAGGCCAATATTCTCGCCGCGGGCGCGGTGTTGTGGCGCCGGGCGCCGGGCGGCGACGCGATCGAGGTGGCGCTCGTGCACCGCCCGAAATACGACGACTGGTCACTGCCGAAGGGAAAGATCGACCCCGGCGAGACCCCGATGGTGACCGCCGTGCGCGAGGTGGCCGAGGAAACGGGGCTGCACAGCCGCCTGAGCCGCTATCTCGGTCACGTGACCTATCCGGTTACCGGGCATCGGAAACTCAAGCGAGTGGACTACTGGGCCGCGTCGGTCGCCGAGGGCGCCTTCGTGCCCAATTCGGAGGTCGATCAGTTGCGGTGGCACCGCGTCGACCGCGTGATGGATCAGCTGTCTTACCCGATGGATCGCACCATGGTGCGCAATTTCCTGCGGCTGCCGCCCGACACCGCCACGCTGCTGCTGGTGCGTCACGGCAAGGCGGGCCGGCGCGAGCGTTTCCGCGGCCCCGACGACGAACGTCCGCTGGAGAAGGCGGGCCGCGATCAGGCGGCGGCACTGACCCCCAATCTGCTGGCATTCGGTGCCGCCGAGATTCATTCGGCGCCGCCGCTGCGTTGCGTGCAGACGATGGCCCCGCTCGCGGAGTCCCTCGGCGTCGAGATCGAGCTGGAGCCGCTGCTGTCCGAAAGCGGTTATGCCGCAGCACCGGACGAGGCGCTGGCGCGCGTGCGCGAGCTGGTGTCCGCCCCGGTCGTGCGCACGATTTGCAGTCAGGGCAAGGTGATTCCCCCGCTGCTGCGGCGCTGGGCCGAAATCGACGGTGTCACACTGCCGCCCGCGCGCAACCGCAAGGGCAGCCTGTGGGTGCTCTCGGTCGCGGACGGCCGCCTGGTGGCCGCCGACCACCTCGACAAGGCCCTGCGCGTGCACGGCCACAGGCACGAATCCGGGCGGGGCGGAACGAGTTCCACGGACGAAGCACGTTAA
- the leuC gene encoding 3-isopropylmalate dehydratase large subunit, giving the protein MAERPRTLAEKVWEQHVVARGAGEGEAREPDLIYIDLHLVHEVTSPQAFDGLRAAGRPVRRPDLTIATEDHNVPTVDIDKPIADPVSRTQVETLRRNCEEFGVRLYPMGDLEQGIVHVVGPQLGLTQPGMTVVCGDSHTSTHGAFGAIAMGIGTSEVEHVLATQTLSLRPFKTMAINIDGQLPPGVTSKDVILAVIAQIGTGGGQGYVLEYRGEAVRAMSMEARMTMCNMSIEAGARAGMVAPDEVTYEFLKGRPHAPQGADWDAAVAAWEALKTDEGAEFDAEVHIDASTLTPFVTWGTNPGQGAPLGAAVPDPADISDETARESAEKALRYMDLEPGTPLREVEVDTVFVGSCTNGRIEDLRAVAEVLQGRKVAEGVRMLIVPGSMRVRAQAESEGLGEIFTAAGAEWRQAGCSMCLGMNPDQLSPGQRCASTSNRNFEGRQGKGGRTHLVSPLVAAATAVRGTLSSPADLN; this is encoded by the coding sequence TATCGACCTGCACCTGGTGCACGAGGTGACCAGCCCGCAGGCCTTCGACGGCCTGCGCGCGGCCGGGCGTCCGGTCCGGCGGCCCGATCTCACCATCGCCACCGAGGACCACAACGTCCCGACCGTCGACATCGACAAGCCGATCGCCGACCCGGTTTCCCGCACCCAGGTCGAGACGCTGCGGCGCAATTGCGAGGAGTTCGGGGTCCGGCTGTACCCGATGGGCGATCTCGAGCAGGGGATCGTGCACGTGGTCGGCCCGCAGCTGGGTCTGACCCAGCCGGGAATGACCGTGGTGTGCGGTGATTCGCACACCTCCACGCACGGCGCGTTCGGCGCGATCGCGATGGGCATCGGCACCAGCGAGGTCGAGCACGTGCTGGCCACCCAGACGCTGTCGCTGCGGCCGTTCAAGACCATGGCGATCAACATCGACGGGCAACTGCCGCCCGGCGTCACGAGCAAGGACGTGATCCTGGCCGTGATCGCGCAGATCGGCACCGGCGGCGGCCAGGGCTACGTGCTGGAGTACCGGGGCGAGGCCGTGCGGGCCATGTCCATGGAGGCGCGGATGACCATGTGCAACATGTCCATCGAGGCCGGAGCCCGCGCGGGCATGGTGGCCCCCGACGAGGTCACCTACGAATTCCTGAAGGGCCGCCCGCACGCACCGCAGGGCGCGGACTGGGACGCCGCGGTCGCCGCCTGGGAGGCGTTGAAGACCGACGAGGGCGCGGAATTCGACGCCGAGGTGCACATCGACGCTTCCACGCTGACTCCGTTCGTCACCTGGGGCACCAATCCCGGTCAGGGCGCGCCGCTGGGCGCGGCCGTGCCGGATCCCGCCGATATCTCCGACGAGACGGCGCGGGAATCGGCCGAGAAGGCACTGCGATACATGGATTTGGAGCCCGGAACTCCGCTTCGCGAGGTCGAGGTGGATACGGTATTCGTCGGCTCGTGTACCAACGGCCGTATCGAGGATCTGCGCGCCGTGGCCGAGGTATTGCAAGGTCGCAAGGTCGCCGAGGGCGTCCGGATGTTGATCGTGCCGGGTTCGATGCGGGTGCGCGCGCAGGCCGAATCCGAGGGATTGGGCGAGATTTTCACCGCGGCCGGTGCGGAATGGCGGCAGGCGGGCTGCTCGATGTGCCTGGGAATGAATCCCGATCAGCTTTCCCCCGGTCAGCGCTGCGCCTCGACTTCGAACCGGAACTTCGAGGGCAGGCAGGGCAAAGGCGGCCGTACACACCTGGTTTCGCCGCTGGTCGCGGCCGCCACGGCGGTGCGCGGAACGCTGTCCTCACCTGCGGATCTGAACTGA
- a CDS encoding RNA degradosome polyphosphate kinase → MIVSVSETETVPQPPRLPAAPPAATPPPSDTATPQLPADRYLNRELSWLDFNARVLALAEDVSEPLLERAKFLAIFASNLDEFYMVRVAGLKRRAEAGLSVRSADGLTPTEQLELIAKRTQDLAVRHARVFLDQVQPALVEQGIAIIGWSDLDDEERRRLSGYFQDQVFPVLTPLAVDPAHPFPYISGLSLNLAVTVKDSETGGEHFARVKVPDNVDRFVRVRRTTAEGTTARLAAFLPMEDLIAAHLDQLFPGMDVVEQHSFRITRNADFEVDEDRDEDLLQALERELARRRFGSPVRLEVSDDMTEHMLDLLLRELDVDPGDVIQVPGLLDLSCLWQVYGVDRPHLKDAPYVPATPSAFGERETPRNVFAALREGDVLVHHPYDSFSTSVQRFIEQAAADPQVLAIKQTLYRTSGDSPIVNALIDAAEAGKQVVALVEIKARFDEQANIKWARQLEQAGVHVVYGLIGLKTHCKTCLVVRREGATIRRYCHIGTGNYNPKTARLYEDVGLLTAAPEIGADLTDLFNSLTGYSRKANYRNLLVAPSSVRSGIVERIRRETELAQQGLPARIRLKANAIVDEQIIDALYRASQAGVPVQIVVRGICGLRPGVPGMSDNIEVRSILGRFLEHSRVLHFRAQDEFWIGSADMMHRNLDRRVEVMAQVKDARLCEQLEQVFDSALHRSTRCWVLEPDGSWQAQPDPDHVHDEQVRDHQEFLMRLRRPGQQ, encoded by the coding sequence ATGATCGTGAGTGTGAGTGAAACGGAGACCGTCCCGCAGCCGCCGCGACTACCGGCCGCGCCACCGGCGGCCACACCGCCGCCCTCCGACACCGCGACACCGCAGTTGCCCGCCGATCGCTACCTCAATCGCGAACTGAGCTGGCTGGACTTCAACGCCCGGGTGCTGGCCCTGGCCGAGGACGTGTCGGAGCCGTTGCTCGAGCGCGCCAAGTTCCTCGCGATCTTCGCCTCGAATCTCGACGAGTTCTACATGGTCCGGGTCGCGGGCCTGAAGCGGCGCGCCGAGGCCGGTCTGTCGGTCCGGTCGGCCGACGGCCTGACCCCCACCGAGCAGTTGGAGCTGATCGCCAAGCGCACCCAGGATCTGGCGGTCCGGCACGCCCGGGTGTTCCTCGATCAGGTGCAGCCGGCGCTGGTCGAGCAGGGCATCGCCATCATCGGCTGGTCGGATCTGGACGACGAGGAGCGGCGGCGGCTGTCGGGGTACTTCCAGGATCAGGTCTTCCCGGTGCTGACCCCGCTGGCCGTCGATCCCGCGCACCCGTTCCCCTACATCAGTGGCCTGAGCCTCAATCTCGCTGTCACGGTGAAGGATTCCGAGACCGGCGGCGAGCATTTCGCGCGCGTGAAGGTGCCCGACAATGTCGATCGCTTCGTGCGGGTGCGCCGCACCACCGCCGAGGGCACCACCGCCCGGCTCGCGGCCTTCCTCCCGATGGAGGACCTGATCGCCGCGCATCTGGACCAGCTGTTCCCGGGAATGGATGTGGTGGAACAGCATTCGTTCCGGATCACCCGCAACGCCGACTTCGAGGTCGACGAGGACCGTGACGAGGACCTGCTGCAGGCGCTCGAGCGCGAGCTGGCGCGGCGGCGGTTCGGTTCGCCGGTGCGGCTGGAGGTCTCCGACGACATGACCGAGCACATGCTCGATCTGCTGCTGCGCGAACTCGACGTCGATCCGGGCGACGTCATCCAGGTGCCGGGCCTGCTGGACCTGTCGTGCCTGTGGCAGGTGTACGGGGTGGACCGGCCGCATCTCAAGGACGCCCCGTACGTCCCGGCCACTCCGTCGGCGTTCGGCGAAAGGGAGACGCCCCGAAACGTTTTCGCTGCCCTGCGTGAGGGCGACGTGCTCGTGCATCATCCGTACGACTCGTTCTCCACCAGCGTGCAGCGGTTCATCGAACAGGCCGCCGCCGACCCGCAGGTGCTGGCGATCAAACAGACGCTGTACCGCACCTCCGGCGACTCCCCCATCGTCAACGCCCTCATCGACGCGGCCGAGGCAGGCAAGCAGGTGGTGGCGCTGGTGGAGATCAAGGCCCGCTTCGACGAGCAGGCCAACATCAAGTGGGCCCGCCAGCTCGAGCAGGCCGGTGTGCACGTCGTCTACGGTCTGATCGGCCTCAAGACACACTGCAAGACCTGTCTGGTGGTGCGCCGCGAGGGTGCCACCATCCGCCGTTACTGCCACATCGGCACCGGCAACTACAACCCGAAGACGGCGCGGCTGTACGAGGATGTCGGATTGCTCACCGCCGCACCGGAAATCGGCGCCGACCTGACCGATCTGTTCAACTCGCTGACCGGGTACTCGCGCAAGGCCAACTATCGCAATCTGCTGGTGGCGCCGTCGAGCGTGCGCTCGGGCATCGTCGAACGGATCCGTCGTGAGACCGAGCTGGCGCAGCAGGGCCTGCCGGCCCGGATCCGGTTGAAGGCCAACGCGATCGTCGACGAGCAGATCATCGACGCGCTGTACCGGGCCTCGCAGGCCGGGGTGCCGGTGCAGATCGTGGTGCGCGGCATCTGCGGGCTGCGCCCCGGCGTGCCCGGCATGAGCGACAACATCGAGGTGCGCTCGATCCTCGGCCGCTTCCTGGAGCATTCGCGGGTGTTGCATTTCCGCGCGCAGGACGAGTTCTGGATCGGCAGCGCCGACATGATGCACCGCAATCTGGATCGGCGGGTGGAGGTCATGGCGCAGGTGAAGGATGCCAGGCTGTGCGAGCAGCTGGAGCAGGTCTTCGATTCGGCGCTGCATCGCTCGACCCGCTGCTGGGTGCTGGAACCCGACGGCAGCTGGCAGGCCCAGCCCGATCCCGACCACGTGCACGACGAACAGGTGCGCGACCACCAGGAGTTCCTCATGCGGCTGCGGCGACCGGGTCAGCAGTGA